The Raphanus sativus cultivar WK10039 chromosome 2, ASM80110v3, whole genome shotgun sequence genome includes a region encoding these proteins:
- the LOC108843277 gene encoding serine/threonine-protein kinase STY13, with protein sequence MLEGPPRFDVLAAGNHNTDHNYYPFTQDFYKKLGEDGTNMSTDSMQTSNAGGSVSMSVDNSSVGSSDALIGHPGLKPMRHPYSLSVGQSVFRPGRVTHALNDDALAQALMNGSYPTQGLANYEEWTIDLRKLHMGPAFAQGAFGKLYRGTYKGEDVAIKLLERPENSPEKAQALEQQFQQEVSMLSFLKHPNIVRFIGACIKPMVLCIVTEYAKGGSVRQFLTKRQNRAVPLKLAVKQALDVARGMAYVHERNFIHRDLKSDNLLISADRSIKIADFGVARIEVQTEGMTPETGTYRWMAPEMIQHRPYTQKVDVYSFGIVLWELITGLLPFQNMTAVQAAFAVVNRGVRPTVPGDCLPVLGEIMTRCWDADPEVRPCFAEIVNLLEGAETEVMTTVRKARFRCCMTQPMTID encoded by the exons ATGCTTGAGGGACCACCAAGGTTCGATGTGCTCGCTGCTGGCAATCACAACACCGACCACAATTACTACCCATTCACCCAGGACTTCTACAAAAAGCTCGGTGAAGATGGTACAAACATGTCCACGGACAGTATGCAAACAAGTAACGCCGGAGGCTCTGTCTCCATGTCTGTGGATAACAGTAGCGTTGGTTCAAGCGATGCTCTCATCGGCCATCCCGGTTTGAAACCTATGCGCCATCCCTACTCTCTCTCCGTTGGACAAAGCGTGTTTCGCCCCGGAAGAGTTACACATGCGCTTAACGATGATGCCTTAGCGCAAGCGTTGATGAATGGTAGCTACCCAACCCAGGGACTCGCAAACTATGAAGAGTGGACGATAGATCTTAGGAAGCTTCACATGGGACCCGCTTTTGCTCAAGGGGCGTTTGGTAAGCTGTACAGAGGGACTTACAAAGGAGAGGATGTAGCCATCAAGCTACTCGAGAGGCCAGAGAACAGTCCCGAAAAGGCACAAGCCCTCGAACAGCAGTTTCAGCAGGAGGTTTCTATGCTCTCGTTTTTGAAACACCCCAACATCGTTAGGTTTATCGGCGCCTGCATTAAACCGATGGTGTTGTGCATCGTGACTGAATATGCAAAAGGAGGTTCGGTCAGACAGTTTTTGACTAAGAGACAAAACAGGGCTGTGCCTTTGAAGTTGGCTGTTAAGCAGGCATTGGATGTTGCTAGGGGTATGGCTTATGTCCATGAGCGAAACTTTATACACAGGGATCTGAAGTCAGATAACCTCCTCATATCAGCTGATCGCTCCATCAAGATTGCTGATTTTGGCGTTGCAAGAATTGAAGTGCAGACCGAAGGGATGACACCAGAGACGGGAACTTACAGATGGATGGCGCC AGAGATGATCCAGCATAGACCCTACACTCAGAAAGTAGACGTGTATAGCTTTGGGATCGTGCTGTGGGAGTTGATAACGGGTCTGTTACCGTTCCAGAACATGACTGCAGTTCAAGCTGCATTCGCGGTGGTGAACCGGGGAGTGCGTCCGACGGTCCCAGGGGATTGTCTCCCTGTGCTTGGGGAGATCATGACGCGTTGCTGGGATGCTGACCCTGAAGTCCGTCCTTGTTTCGCAGAGATTGTCAATCTTCTTGAAGGGGCTGAAACCGAGGTAATGACGACTGTGAGGAAAGCCCGTTTCAGGTGTTGCATGACGCAACCAATGACAATCgactaa
- the LOC108842327 gene encoding aspartate--tRNA ligase 2, cytoplasmic, translating into MSSEPEIPSSSTETPEESGEKISKKAAKKEAAKLEKLRRRQEQEEEAARKTASLSLEDESSSRNYGDVTLTELQSTADPKAGKWREAVEGKKWTNVSELVEEMTGSEVLIRGRVHTNRPISNKKGFVFLRQSGFTVQCVVTESKENNVSVNMVKFLKQLSGESFVDVIGIVVIPKDPVTGTTQQVEIQVRKVYCVNSALQKLPLIVEDAARSEAEIQAGKPGANQDTRLNYRVIDLRTPANQAIFRIQCHVQIAFREFLLSKGFLEIHTPKLIAGSSEGGAAVFRLEYKGQPACLAQSPQLHKQMAICGDLERVFEVGAVYRAEDSFTHRHLCEFIGLDVEMAIHKHYSEVMDIVGELFPFIFTKLEERCSKELEAIRKQYPFQPLKFLPKTLILPFAEGIQMLKEAGVEADPLGDLNTEVERKLGQLVLEKYNTEFYILHRYPSAIRPFYTMPCADDPNYSNSFDVFIRGEEIISGAQRVHDPELLKEQATRVGIDVETIKTYIDSFRYGAPPHGGFGVGLERVVMLFCGLNNIRKTSLFPRDPLRLAP; encoded by the exons atgtCGTCGGAGCCGGAGATTCCATCATCATCCACAGAGACACCGGAGGAATCCGGAGAGAAGATCAGCAAGAAAGCGGCCAAGAAGGAAGCCGCGAAGCTGGAGAAGCTGCGCCGCCGCCaggagcaagaagaagaagccgcGCGCAAGACCGCTTCCCTCTCTCTCGAGGACGAATCGTCTTCAAGGAACTACGGTGACGTCACGCTCACCGAGTTGCAGTCCACGGCGGATCCTAAAGCCGGGAAGTGGAGGGAGGCTGTCGAGGGAAAGAAGTGGACTAACGTGAGCGAGCTGGTGGAAGAGATGACGGGGTCCGAGGTTCTGATCAGAGGCCGTGTGCACACGAATCGTCCCATCTCTAACAAAAAGGGGTTTGTGTTCTTGAGGCAGAGTGGATTCACAGTTCAGTGTGTGGTTACTGAATCGAAGGAGAATAATGTGAGTGTCAACATGGTTAAGTTCCTTAAGCAGCTGAGTGGCGAATCTTTTGTCGATGTTATTGGTATCGTCGTTATCCCTAAGGATCCTGTGACGGGAACCACGCAGCAG GTTGAGATTCAAGTGAGGAAAGTGTACTGCGTCAACAGTGCCTTGCAGAAGTTACCACTTATTGTCGAGGACGCTGCCCGCAGTGAAGCAGAGATTCAG GCTGGGAAACCTGGTGCTAATCAGGATACGCGTTTGAACTACAGAGTGATCGACCTCAGGACACCAGCTAATCAAGCTATCTTCCGCATTCAGTGCCATGTCCAAATT GCATTCAGGGAATTCTTACTATCTAAGGGGTTTCTTGAAATCCACACACCGAAATTGATTGCTGGGAGTAGTGAAGGTGGTGCTGCTGTGTTTAGGTTGGAGTACAAAGGGCAGCCTGCTTGTCTAGCTCAGTCTCCTCAGCTTCATAAGCAGATGGCAATATGTGGTGACTTGGAACGCGTCTTTGAGGTTGGTGCTGTTTACAGAGCAGAAGACTCGTTCACTCATAGACATCTGTGTGAGTTTATTGGTCTCGATGTGGAGATGGCGATTCACAAGCACTATTCTGAG GTAATGGATATTGTGGGCGAGTTGTTTCCGTTCATATTCACTAAATTGGAAGAGAGGTGCTCGAAGGAACTTGAAGCTATTAGAAAGCAATACCCATTTCAGCCATTGAAG TTTCTTCCAAAAACATTGATTCTACCCTTTGCAGAAGGGATTCAAATGCTTAAG GAAGCTGGTGTCGAGGCTGATCCTCTTGGAGATTTAAATACAGAAGTTGAGAGAAAGCTTGGCCAGCTCGTTCTGGAGAAGTACAACACAGAGTTCTACATCCTGCATCGCTATCCTTCGGCGATTAGGCCATTTTACACTATGCCTTGTGCGGACGATCCTAACTACAGCAACTCATTCGATGTCTTTATAAGAG GTGAGGAGATCATATCAGGAGCTCAACGTGTCCATGACCCGGAACTTTTGAAGGAACAGGCAACACGAGTTGGCATTGACGTCGAGACAATAAAAACATACATTGATTCATTCAG gTACGGTGCACCACCTCACGGTGGATTCGGAGTGGGTCTGGAGCGAGTGGTAATGCTCTTCTGTGGCCTCAACAACATCCGCAAAACATCGCTCTTCCCTCGTGACCCTCTAAGACTCGCTCCCTAA
- the LOC108842328 gene encoding uncharacterized protein LOC108842328, with protein sequence MDRRQQHDYAASSGLPYAQQQVPNFQQQQQQQQFGFHPQHHQQYPPPPPMNASGFMPPPPHPSMQQQQQFPYQQHPMQQHPQMFNQQQQPQPFPPHHHHLPPPFPGPYDSAPPPPPPPPPADPELQKRIDKLVEYSVKNGPEFEAMMRDRQKDNPDYAFLFGGEGHGYYRYKQFISMHHHPPGGPFDPPQFPSASMPMIHHPPNPMMSPGALGVPPVRQPSFPPFHDHQQMQQQHHHLPQQPHPFAPPPPHARPDFDQSTHAFRGLSGPLPADVAVELNSVLANLNGTKDSIKSAKIWFMQRSPFAPALAEALRDRVFATDDSEKQMHIVYLANDILFDSLQRRTNLHEFDNEALAFRPVLGSMLGKIYHCPHNKEANQSRLENLLQFWASKEVFDQDTISSLEKEMKSGPPPNTFSRSPIIAANSLQHPGMLQQPQSSNVPSTMNLNSIPPGAFPGSVPLNPSVPPPTQPPAGEKPAPYPLFPPGLIPGMVRKMQVGSGVPYSPLSPLDIPTVIPPSVTPQSQVLERVSKFFKEIGEVNPSEGPMGSESQDDYDDYERDSPVRKGGACIPPPPNLQVDPETGTYADGSTDKKSTSGRLGLGATADPNEPTQYDDVYTSYRKHRSTNYHTTMSARSTAR encoded by the exons ATGGATCGAAGGCAGCAGCACGATTATGCTGCATCTTCTGGGCTGCCTTATGCTCAGCAACAAGTCCCCAActttcaacaacaacaacaacagcagcaATTTGGATTCCATCCTCAACATCATCAACAgtatccaccaccaccaccaatgAATGCTTCTGGTttcatgcctcctcctcctcatccttctatgcagcagcagcagcagttCCCTTACCAGCAGCATCCTATGCAGCAGCACCCACAGATGTTTAATCAACAGCAGCAACCTCAACCTTTCCCTCcacatcatcatcaccttccTCCCCCATTCCCTGGACCTTATGactcagctcctcctcctcctcctcctccacctccagctGACCCTGAGCTTCAGAAGCGTATAGATAAGCTTGTTGAGTATTCCGTTAAGAACGGTCCTGAGTTCGAGGCTATGATGCGTGATAGACAGAAGGATAACCCTGATTATGCGTTTCTCTTTGGTGGTGAAGGGCATGGTTATTACCGCTATAAGCAGTTTATCTCTATGCATCATCATCCCCCTGGTGGACCTTTCGATCCTCCTCAGTTTCCCTCAGCTTCTATGCCTATGATACATCACCCGCCGAATCCCATGATGAGTCCTGGTGCTTTGGGAGTTCCGCCGGTTCGCCAACCTTCTTTCCCACCGTTCCATGACCACCAGCAGATGCAACAGCAGCATCATCATCTTCCGCAGCAACCTCATCCGTTTGCGCCACCGCCGCCACATGCTCGTCCTGATTTTGATCAGTCAACTCATGCGTTCAGAGGTCTTTCTGGTCCACTCCCTGCTGATGTTGCGGTGGAGCTGAATAGTGTCTTGGCTAATCTGAATGGCACTAAAGACTCTATCAAAAGTGCTAAGATTTGGTTCATGCAAAGATCTCCCTTTGCTCCAGCTTTGGCTGAAGCGCTTAGAGACAGGGTCTTTGCAACGGATGATTCTGAGAAGCAGATGCACATTGTTTATCTTGCTAATGACATTCTCTTTGACAG TTTGCAGAGGAGGACAAACTTGCACGAGTTTGACAACGAAGCCCTTGCTTTCAGACCTGTTTTGGGGTCCATGCTGGGAAAGATTTACCACTGTCCACATAACAAGGAAGCGAACCAGTCACGTCTGGAGAACCTGTTGCAGTTCTGGGCTTCTAAGGAGGTTTTTGATCAAGATACCATCTCCTCCCTTGAGAAAGAGATGAAAAGTGGACCACCTCCAAATACCTTTTCTCGTTCACCCATTATAGCAGCAAACTCATTGCAGCATCCAG GAATGCTGCAACAGCCACAAAGCAGTAATGTTCCTAGCACAATGAACTTAAATTCGATTCCTCCTGGTGCCTTTCCCGGTTCCGTACCGCTTAACCCCTCTGTTCCACCTCCAACACAGCCACCTGCTGGTGAGAAGCCGGCTCCTTATCCTCTTTTTCCTCCTGGTCTGATCCCTGGGATGGTCAGAAAGATGCAGGTTGGAAGTGGTGTGCCTTACTCTCCACTGAGCCCTCTTGATATCCCGACCGTCATACCCCCGTCTGTTACACCTCAATCTCAAGTACTCGAGAGAGTATCAAAGTTCTTCAAAGAGATAGGTGAGGTGAACCCGAGTGAAGGTCCCATGGGATCTGAATCCCAAGACGACTATGACGATTACGAGCGGGACAGTCCAGTGCGCAAAGGAGGTGCATGCATTCCTCCACCTCCTAATCTACAGGTGGACCCTGAGACAGGAACGTATGCGGATGGAAGCACCGATAAAAAGAGCACGTCCGGGAGATTGGGACTTGGAGCAACAGCTGATCCAAACGAACCAACTCAGTATGATGATGTTTATACATCTTACAGGAAACACAGAAGTACGAATTATCACACAACCATGAGTGCAAGATCTACAGCCAGATGA